The following coding sequences lie in one Bacteroidota bacterium genomic window:
- a CDS encoding response regulator: MSKTNILIVEDESIVAKDIQHSLKKLGYTVVGMCSTGEDAIKTAEETKPDLVLMDIMLKGDMSGIDAAGQIREKYNIPIIYLTAYADESTLSKAKVSEPYGYIIKPFKEIDLHTSIEMAIYKHEKETDVKKERDFLYSIVENKESKDIIFVKSNSRLVKVKTSDIYFVEALKDYVVINTNSARYTIHSTMKDIEKKLPTSDFIRVHRSFIVRIDKIVAIEQPNLILEEDKKLIPIGGSYKDDLAKRLNMI; encoded by the coding sequence ATGTCAAAAACAAACATTCTTATAGTTGAAGATGAAAGCATTGTTGCAAAAGATATTCAACATAGCCTTAAAAAGCTGGGATACACCGTTGTTGGAATGTGTTCAACAGGAGAAGATGCGATTAAAACAGCAGAAGAAACAAAACCCGATTTAGTGTTGATGGATATCATGCTGAAAGGCGATATGAGCGGAATTGATGCGGCTGGACAAATTCGTGAAAAATACAATATTCCTATTATTTACTTAACAGCTTACGCTGACGAAAGCACATTGAGTAAAGCAAAAGTGTCAGAACCCTACGGATATATTATCAAGCCATTCAAAGAAATCGATTTGCACACCTCCATCGAAATGGCGATTTACAAGCATGAGAAGGAAACAGATGTTAAAAAAGAAAGAGATTTCCTTTACTCGATTGTAGAAAATAAAGAATCAAAAGACATCATTTTCGTAAAATCAAATTCCCGTTTGGTGAAAGTAAAAACCAGCGATATTTATTTTGTGGAAGCATTAAAAGACTACGTTGTTATTAACACCAACAGCGCTCGTTACACGATTCATAGCACCATGAAAGACATTGAGAAAAAATTGCCAACCAGCGATTTTATCCGCGTTCACCGCTCTTTCATCGTTCGCATCGATAAAATTGTTGCAATCGAACAACCGAATCTAATTTTGGAAGAAGACAAAAAATTAATTCCAATCGGTGGTTCTTACAAAGATGATTTAGCGAAGCGATTGAATATGATCTAG